A section of the Piliocolobus tephrosceles isolate RC106 chromosome 14, ASM277652v3, whole genome shotgun sequence genome encodes:
- the CKS2 gene encoding cyclin-dependent kinases regulatory subunit 2 — MAHKQIYYSDKYFDEHYEYRHVMLPRELSKQVPKTHLMSEEEWRRLGVQQSLGWVHYMIHEPEPHILLFRRPLPKDQQK; from the exons ATGGCCCACAAGCAGATCTACTACTCCGACAAGTACTTCGACGAACACTACGAGTACCG GCATGTTATGTTAcccagagaactttccaaacaaGTACCTAAAACTCATCTGATGTCTGAAGAGGAGTGGAGGAGACTTGGTGTCCAACAGAGTCTAGGCTGGGTTCATTACATGATTCATGAGCCAG AACCACATATTCTTCTCTTTAGACGACCTCTtccaaaagatcaacaaaaatga